The Onychomys torridus chromosome 9, mOncTor1.1, whole genome shotgun sequence genomic sequence TGAAGCTGGATGAGCAGGGGAGGGAGATGTAGATGGTGGGGTTACAGTATGGCTTGGCCCTCTAAGGTTCATGTCCTAgaaacttggtccccagtgtgCCATGTTGAGGTGGAGGAACCTGTTCAGAGGTCTGATGtgaggtagatttttttttttttagacaagctctctatgtagccctggctgtcctggaactcactctgtagaccaggctggcctcaaactcaagagatccacctgcctctgcctactgagtgctgtgattaaaggcgtgtgccaccatcagtCTGTGAGGTGGATCTTAAAGGTGACAACATGGCAAGCTGCCTAAGTTGTGGCCCATGTTATCACTATGGCTTCATACTTACTAGTAAGCCAATCTTTGAAATACTTCCAAATACTAGTTATAGTTCAGAGCTTCTCTTTTTGGAGAGAGGGTCTTGCTAtggagcacaggctggccttgagctgggattacaggctgtgccaccatgcccagcaagagTCTTGGAAGACCCTGTTTACCCTACAATATCCTCTGAAGCGGAAACGAGGGCCACGCCACTCTCATGATACAGCTGAGGCCTGAAGCTGACATGGAAAGGCAAGTGAAAAGTCAGGGCTGCAGCCTTGCCACAGCCTTCTAGTTCAGGCTACTAGCTGCCATTTGCCTTTGGAGGAGctgttaaaaaaaagtcaagattCTCTTGAGACCTCAGCTACCTAGGACACATCAACTTACCATAACATTCGTGGCCACTGAGGAACACAGGTCCTGAGCCAGCCCGGAGCCGGAAAGTCACTGGAGGACAAAGCTCCATACCTGTCATTGTGGTCTGTGGTGGGAAGGGACATCAGAGCAATGTAGAAGACACAGGTAACTCAGCCTGGCCCCTGGTAGGGGCTGGTCACACAATGCTGTCATCCCAGTGttaaggaggcaggaggatttttaaGTTCCAGCCAGTCTGGATGACATgagtgagaccatctcaaaacaaaacaaccccaaacacacaaacaacccTCTTCCCAACATGACCACACATTGGGAATAAATCTCTTTTCTCAAGTcagagtggtgcacacctgtatccCAACACGCGGGAGGAGGGACCGCCAGGAGGACCactgagagtctgaggccagtttgggctacacagACTCGGTCTCAAGGATCAGCaagagcaagaaaacaagaaacaaatgaaagaaagggagacCATGCCAACTGGTGGGATGGTTCAGtgagtgaaggcacttgctgagCACGCCTGGCAGCCAGAGATCagtccctgaactcacagaaggCTTGAGAGAACCTACTCCACAAAGCTGTTCTAACTGCCACATGAGTGCTGTGGCAAGCACGTTcacacactccccacccccaggaatcCTTAAGTAAAGAAAGATGTCAGGCTGGGCTTGGGAGgtagacgcaggtggatctctgtgattttgaggccagcctggtctacagatcgagatccagaacagctagggccacacacagcgaaaccctgactcaaaatccAGAAGTGATGCCATCGTATTAAAGTGAATTGTGAGTTCACACGCTCAAATAAGGAACCCAAAGGGCTCAGATGTTATTCCACCGACATAATGGTATGTTAATGGAATGATGGAGGAAGAACCTGGAATCAGGGGAGTCAAAACATTTGagaggctgggaagaagggctgactattaagagcactggctgctcttccagaggagctgagttcaagtTTCAGCAGCTACACAGTGTTTCACAGTCACCTGAAACTCTAGTTTCAAGGCCctcccctggcctctgtgggaaccaaGTATGAATGTGCAGACATATGCAGGTAGAATACTCACgcatgtaaaataaaactaagtaaaaatctttttaaaaaagcatttgagggctagagatatggctcagtgaataagagcactggctcttcttacagaggtcctgagttcaattcccagcaaccacatggtggctcccaaccatctgtaaaagaactggcaccctcttctggcctgcaggccaaacactgtatacataataaataaatcttaaaaaaaaaaaaaaaaaagcatttgacgACATTTAACTCCCTAttcctgaataaaaataaatcttaaagtatCAGAGGACTAGATGGGGGCTCCATTCCTTTGGTGAAGTGGTATTTGTCAATCACTTCATGGAAAGCCATCTTAAATTAAGGAAGAGGGAAGATCAACTGTTCACATTTATCTAATTACAGTTCCCAATTACTCTGGAGTTTTGACTTTATAGCGATGCAGAAGTTAAACTTGTTTAGTAGAAAACACACCTGAATTCTGAATTTTGATCTTTTCCTAGGCCTGTCTCGTTAGGGCCATGGCAATGAGCACCATGATGCTCTCCCCACCCTGTTTTCTCAAAGGCAAGCAAATGATGCTTCTACAGCAAGGCATGGTGCTAAACTAGGATGCTCCATGGGATAAGCATAGTAAAAGCATTTCCCAATTACAACATCTTCAACTTACAAGCTCAGTTTTAAGTCAGGGAGAATTTGTATTATACTAAAGTCCTAGCCCATGGAGCAATGCAGTGAGGCTGTGGGAAAAGGGCtcagtgtggtggcatacacctatcatcccagcaccaaggagggtgaggcaggagaattatagGTTTAAGGCTATCCTGTGATAcaatatgagaccctgtctcaaacaaacaaggtcaggtgagatggctcagcaggtaaaagcacttgctgtcctgagttcgattcctggaacccacaacaGGAGAGACAACTTcttgaaagttgccctctgatctccgcatatgctatggcacatgtgcctaaacacacacacacacacacacacacacacacacacacacacacacactccccatccccaatgcatttttaaaaacctcCGAACTACAAACCTGTTATTATTCACAAACAATGATTAATTGTGGACAGTATGGGATACCGGAAGGTAGAGAATTTCTAGACACATAACCCAAATAAAAGCTACCAAGAATGTCTTGGTGACTAGTAGTAAATGGCTTGAACGTGACACTGTTGGAGAGGACATTTGGCTTGTTCATGTTTGCAAGGCTCTGGGAAGCAGGAATTGGGATGGATCCCCACTGTGTCAAGGCCATACTGCCTTTCTAGCATGGCTATAAGCCCAGGGAATGAAGGCACCCACATTTACGTCCAGGCCCATTGGAGGATGAAGCTAGGCAGTGATCGCTTCCTTGGGCCTAAAGGAAGAGACTCACCATAGGTAGGACGGAGGCCCTCAGTGAGGCAATGGTGACTGGTAATTTTTTGTCTTCCAGGTTGGCTGAGGGCAGGACCTCCACACGATTTACCTCCTCTTTGGCTTTCTCCCCTAAGCAGATCTTAGGAGGGTGATGGGAGAAAGCTGTTACCTGTTGAGACCAGAAATGCACGCTTGTTCCAGCCTTCTTCCCCTTTTTGGGAGGTACCTACCGTGCTGAGCAACAGTCTACAGCTGTCCTTCTTTTCCCCTTGGGGTCTGAAGGTGCAAGTCAGTCTTTCGTGATTGAGCTCACCGCCTGTACAGAGAAGATGGCAGTGTGGGGCTGGGAGGCTCATGGgttcccccgccacacacacacacacacacacgttagggGCACAGCACCCCAGCAAGCCCATTCCACTTTTGCTGGGGACAGCCTTAGCCCTTACCCCAGAGTATGAGCTTGGCTGTGTTTTCTGTCCCACTGCTGATGCTCTGGAGACTCATGCTGCTTTGCTGAGTGGCTTCGTGGTGGTAAGGTAGGGTCTTGGGTCCCTGGTTTGGAGCTCAGCTGCTATCACTGTCTCCTGTGTAATGTAAGGAAGGCTCACTAGAGGCCTGGGGAATTGTGGCTGTAGTAATAGCCATTGAAAACTCCTGgaggccaaggccaaggccaagtcattctcccccatcccccatgcCAGCAACAGATCAGAGCATCCCTAGACCTGAGACAGAAACACTCAAATCAGCAGTGGAGAGAATGGCGGTTTTGTGTACCCCAAGTTTGGAAGCTTGCTGAGATTATCTGACTGCCCTTGGGGCCCCTCCCAGAACCCCAGTGTGGAGAGGGAGGAGACACCAGGGTATGTGTTCAGTTGCATCCATATCCCACTCACACCCTGTTCAGGCTTACTGTGCTGCCAGACATGAGTCTTACCTCCAACCTCAGGTTCTCATCTGGTTTCAGAACTTCACCCAAGGGCCAGCTTCCCACACCAGGCTTAAGAAgcctggagaagaggaggggaggggaggtaccTAATTAGCCTTAAAGAAGtagcccttcttccttccttcctcccctcctgcctGGAATCACCTGGCACTTGAGTGTTGAACATCACCGCCACTGTTTCCCATTGAGCAGGTCTAGGTGGGGCCAAGAGAATTTGCATTTCCTACCAGTTTCCAGGTGAAGCTGCTGCTGTTGGCCCAGAAAGAAGTCCTACTGGAGAACCACTGTTCCTAGCCAGTGGGTACTTAGCACAAGTGTCTTTGCTACTTAGAGATGCTTTGCCATCTGGTAGGAAGCACCGGTAATGACTATGGCATTTTCAAAGTGCCTGTCCAGTTATTAAAGTTGAGTtatttgagattattttcttattaagTTACAGAGGTTCTTTATATATACTGGGTGTTTGTCTTGTGTCAAATATATGTATTCCAAAGATTTTTTCACTCCaaattttgtattgtttctttcctttctttctttcaccccctccttcccttcctct encodes the following:
- the Npm2 gene encoding nucleoplasmin-2; the protein is MSLQSISSGTENTAKLILWGGELNHERLTCTFRPQGEKKDSCRLLLSTICLGEKAKEEVNRVEVLPSANLEDKKLPVTIASLRASVLPMTTMTGMELCPPVTFRLRAGSGPVFLSGHECYETSDIPWEDDEEEEEDGEEEEEEEEDEDEDVDISLEETPIKQVKRVAPQKQMSLAKKKKIEKEEEEAVRPSPQDKSPRKRGKATPRPRKSALKK